The Streptococcus iniae genome contains the following window.
CGTTGCGTAACTTAAGCGAATATTCTCTGGCGCACCAAACCCTGCACCTGTAACCATAGCCAAGCCTTCTTCTTCCAAAATAGCATCTGTAAAGGCTGTTACATCAGTATAACCAGTCATTTCCATTGCTTCTTTAACATTGGGAAAGAGGTAAAAGGCCCCTTGGGGTTTAAGCACTTTAAATCCTGGCACTTGATTAAGAAGGGGATAGATATAATTAAGGCGCTCTTCAAAGGCAAGACGCATAAGCTCAGCATCATGCTGACTGCCATTAAAGGCCTCAATTGCTGCGTATTGAGAAACTGTTGTTAAGTTAGATGTGGTTTGGCTGATAATTTTAGCCATAGCACCAATGATTTCACTGTCTCCTACGGCAAAGCCCATACGCCAGCCAGTCATTGAATAGGTTTTAGCAACCCCATTAACTGTAATAGTCTGTTGACGGATGGCTTTAGAAAGGCTTGAAATTGGAACAAATTGATTTCCATTATAAACCAAACGAGCATAGATATCATCTGCTAATATTAAAATATCATGCGCAACTGCCCAATTGCCAATTGCTTCTAATTCTGTTTTATCATAAATCATGCCAGTTGGATTAGATGGCGAATTCAAGAGTAATACTTTTGTTTTTTCAGTTCTGTAAGCCTCTAGTTGGTCTACTGTAACCTTAAAGGCATTTTCTTCTTTTCCTTCTACAAAAACAGGCTCGCCATCTACCATTTTAACTTGATCTGCATAAGAAACCCAATAAGGCGTTGGAATCAAGACTTGGTCTTTGGGATTAAGTACTGCCAAAAAGAAAGCATACAAAATAAATTTAGCACCTGCCGCTGAAACAATTTGATTCGAAGACACCCGATAACCATAATAAGTTTCCATATAATTGGCAATCGCATCTGTCAGTTCTTGCAAACCACCTGCTGCTGTGTAGTAACTAGCTCTTCCATTTTCAATGGATTCAATTGCTTGTCGTTGAATATTTTTAGGAGTCACAAAATCTGGCTCACCAAGTGTTAAACTTAAAACATCCTTACCTTGTGCTTTCAAAGCTTTTGCCTTGGCTCCAGCTGCTAAAGTGACGCTTTCTTCCATTTCTAGTACTCGATTTGATAACTTTGTCATAACTCCTCCTTCCCAATCACCTGTTCTTACTTGTCTTAAAATTGTGATCTTTTCTATTATATCAGAAATTGTGCCATTTCAAACAAGCTATCATCAAATTTTTGCTCAGAAGTTTGAAATTCTTGTTCCAGTGCTTTTAATATTTCGCCACCGTAGGATTGGCTTGATATTCTTCTATCTAAAATCATAATAACCGATTTTTGATTGTCTCGTCTCATGGTTCGACCAATGGCTTGTTTTAGTTTTAAAATAGCCATTGGTAGAAAGTAATCCTTAAAAGGTTCTTTTTTTAACTCATGTAAATAATGTGTCATTTTTACAACAAAACTGTTATTGGGACTATCAAAAGGGAGTCTTGTAATCACTTCAATCATACGATCTGCATGAATAAAATCAACACCTTCCCAAAAAGATCCCATACCTAGCAAAATAGATTGCTCCCCACGGTCAAAGCGTTTTTTAATGTTATAAGAACTGCCATTTTTTTCTTGGGTTAAATGCATGACCTTCCAACTCTCTAACACTTCAGATACCTGCATCATGTGTTTTTTAGAGTTAAATAATACCAAAACAGGATAATGCAAGTTTTGGAGTTGTGCGACTCTCCTAGCAATTTCGTAACAATACGTCTCATCTGTCATTTCTTTAATCAAAGGCATTGATTGATCTATCAAAACCAATTGCTTGTCTGATTTAAGCTTAGGAATAGCTGCATAACTATAATTATCAAAACCAAGTAATTGAGCTAGGCTCACTTGTGGGATAATTTGTAGCGTGGCAGAAACAAAGTAAGTCTTGATAGTCTCTGGTAAAAAAGACTTAAAATTAATAAAGCGACTGCTACTGGCATTGAAAGTGGCAACTCTTTTGTCCAAATTCTTTTCTGTGC
Protein-coding sequences here:
- a CDS encoding pyridoxal phosphate-dependent aminotransferase — its product is MTKLSNRVLEMEESVTLAAGAKAKALKAQGKDVLSLTLGEPDFVTPKNIQRQAIESIENGRASYYTAAGGLQELTDAIANYMETYYGYRVSSNQIVSAAGAKFILYAFFLAVLNPKDQVLIPTPYWVSYADQVKMVDGEPVFVEGKEENAFKVTVDQLEAYRTEKTKVLLLNSPSNPTGMIYDKTELEAIGNWAVAHDILILADDIYARLVYNGNQFVPISSLSKAIRQQTITVNGVAKTYSMTGWRMGFAVGDSEIIGAMAKIISQTTSNLTTVSQYAAIEAFNGSQHDAELMRLAFEERLNYIYPLLNQVPGFKVLKPQGAFYLFPNVKEAMEMTGYTDVTAFTDAILEEEGLAMVTGAGFGAPENIRLSYATDIDSLKEAVKRLNHFMETHKK